In the genome of Streptomyces aquilus, the window GGTCCGGACGTTCTACGACCGGCCCCACAAGATCGACGAGAAGCCCCTGCTGCTGGAGTCCATCGACGACTGGAACCGCCGCACCCTGTGGCCCAAGCTCTACACGCACACCCACGACGACGGCACCGTCCGCCTCATCGGCGAGGCGCAGATGCTGATCGGCACCGGGGTGAGCCTGGAGCACTTCGTGTCGTCGACGGTCAGCTGGGTGCGGGCCGCGATCGAGTTCGACAAGTGGCTCGTGGAGCAGCTCGGCCTGGAGCAGGAGATCAACGACGCCGACCAGCCGGACAGCGACGGCGACGGCGACGACGCGTAAGACGTAGCCGTCTCTACAGCGGCGTGTCCGCCAGTACGACCAGATACGCCCCGTAGGCGAAAGAGAGCCCGGCCAGGGCACCGGTCACCACGACCGCGTGCCAGGGCCGGGCTCTCGCCGTGCGGACCAGGGCCCGGGCCGGCGGGAGCAGCAGTGGGAACGCGGGGAGCAGGAAGCGCGGCTTGGACTCGAAGAAGCCCGAGCCGCCGAGGGTGATGAGCAGGAGTACGGCGGTGTAGACGGCCAGCGGGAGCGGTGGGCGGTCCAGCAGGAGCAGGGCGTACAGGAGGACCGCGACGGCGACGATCAGCAGCGTCATCGGGAAGACCAGGCGGTCGCCCTGGAGGACGAGGTGGCGGGCGAAGCGCAGGGAGCCCCGGCCGAAGTCGAAGCTGGAGCCCCAGCCGCGCTGCACCGCGAAGTAGCCGCCGAGCAGATCGCCCTCGCGGTGGCCGACCCAGAGGACGTACGCCGACCAGCCGAGCGGGGCGAGCGCCGCGCCCGTCCACAGGCTGTGGGTAACTTTTCCGCCCCGCCGCAGGGTCCGGAAGATCTCGTACGCCGCCGTCGCCAGCACCGCCGCCGCCACCGCGAACCCGTTCGGCCGGGCCAGCCCCGCCAGCGCGGCCAGCGTGCCCGCCCACAGCCAGCGGCCGGTGAGCACGGCGTACAGCGACCAGGCGGCGAACGCGGTCAGGACGGGTTCCGTGTACGCCATCGACAGCACGACCGAGTGCGGCAGCAGGGCCCACAGGAGGACGAGGGTGGTGCCCACGGCCCGGCCGTGCAGGCGGACGCCGATCGCGTAGATGCCGCACGCCGCCACCGCGGCCGCCGTCCAGGAGACCAGCAGGCCCGCCGCGCCGCCGCCCAGCGGGCTGACCGCGGTCACCGCGCGCACCAGTGCCGGGTAGAGCGGGAAGAAGGCGAGGTCGCTGAAGACGACGCCGGGGCGGATGTGGAGGGTGCGGCCGTAGCCGTGCGCGGCGATGCCCAGGTACCAGCGGGAGTCCCAGGACCGGCCCAGCAGGGTGAGCGGGTGGTGGCCGGTGGCCCAGGCGGTCGCGGCGAGCACGGCCAGCCCGGTGAGCCGGGCGGCGGCGAACAGGCCGAGCGCCACCGCCACGGGGTGGCGTGGTCGGATGCGTTCGGTGGTGCCGGGCTGTGCGACGGCGGGCGGCGCGAGCGTGCTGACAGGGGTCACATCAGCACATTGCATAAGAACTCAGGCATAAGCGAGCATCATGCCCCAGTGTCCGACCGCCCGGGTCGCGTCAGCCCGCCAGCGCCTTCAGGCGCTTGACCGCCGCCTCCAGCACCCCCGTCTGCTTGCAGAACGCGAACCGTACGAAGGGCGCGCCCGCCTCCCGGTGGTCGTAGAAGACCGCGTTGGGGATGGCGACGACCCCGGCCCGCTCCGGCAGCGCGCGGCAGAAGGCGAAGCCGTCGCTCTCGCCCAGAGGGCGGATGTCGGTGGTGATGAAGTAGGTGCCGGCGGTCCGGAACACCCCGAAGCCCGCCTCCGCCAGACCGCTCGCGAGCAGGTCGCGCTTGGCGCGCAGGTCCGCGCGGAAGGCCTCGAAGTAGCTGTCCGGCAGCGCGAGGGCCTCGGCGACCGCGTACTGGAAGGGCCCCGAGGCGACGTACGTCAGGAACTGCTTCGCCGAGCGGACAGCGGTGGTCAGCGCGGGCGTGGCCGTGACCCAGCCGACCTTCCAGCCGGTGAAGGAGAAGGTCTTGCCGGCCGAGCCGATCGTGACCGTGCGGTCCCGCATGCCGGGGAAGGTCGCGAGCGGGATGTGCTCGGCGTCGTCGAAGACCAGGTGCTCGTACACCTCGTCGGTGACGACCAGCAGATCCCGCTCGACCGCCAGCTCGGCGATCGCGGTGAGCTCCTCGCGGGTGAGGACCGTGCCGGTGGGGTTGTGGGGGGTGTTGATCAGCAGCAGCCGGGTCCTGTCCGTCACCGCGGCGCGCAGCTCGTCGAGGTCGAGACGGAAGCTGTCCCCGTCCGGGCGCAGGGTGACCGGGACCCGGGTGCCGCCCGCCATCGCGATGCACGCCGCGTAGGAGTCGTAGTACGGCTCGAAGGCGATGACCTCGTCGCTGGGCTCCAGGAGGGCGAGCAGGGCGGCGGCGATGGCCTCGGTCGCGCCCGCCGTCACCAGGACCTCGGTGTCGGGGTCGTACGTCAGTGCGTACCGCCGCTGCTGGTGCGCGGCGATCGCGGTGCGCAGCTCGGGGACGCCCGGGCCCGGCGGGTACTGGTTGCCGCGTCCGTCGCGCAGCGCCCGCACCGCCGCCTCCCGGATCTCCTCGGGGCCGTCCGTGTCGGGAAAGCCCTGGCCGAGGTTGATCGAGCCGGTCTGCACGGCGAGGGCGGACATCTCGGCGAAGATCGTCGTCCCGAACTCGGCGAGCCGGCGGTTGAGGTGCGGGCGTGCGGTGGAGGTCATGCCGGTCATCCTGCGCCCAAGCTCTGGATTCGCTCAACTCTGCTTTGGCTGATGAGACGCCGGGGCATCTCCCTCGCACGCAGGACCCGAGGCGCCCACGGGGGGTCGTCTCGGGTGACACGGAAGGAGGGTGACGCCATGGTCTTCGGCATCATCCTGGCATTCGCTTTCATCGGGTTCGTGGTCACGGTCATCGCGAAGGCGAGCAGGGGGAGCTCGCACCGGGCGCGGGCGGGTCGGCGCGGCGGCAGCCGCAGCGGCAACAGCTGGTGGGCCGACGGGGGGTCCAGCAGCAGCGGGTCGTCGTGCGGCTCGTCCTCGTCTTCGTCCTGTGGTTCCTCCTCGTCCTGCGGGGGTGGCTCGTCGTGCGGCGGCGGGTCGTCCTGCGGCGGCGGGGGCGGTTGCGGCGGCGGCAGCTGACCCGCGGCCGGGGGGCGGAAGGGGGGTGACGCCGTGATCACGGCTCTCGTCATCGTCCTGGTGGCCCTGTACTGGGGCCTGATCGCGTGGCTGATCAGATGGTCCGTCCGGCGGAAGCCGGCTCGGCGGCGCGGGTACCTCTTCGGGGGTTCCGGGGGCGGCGTCGACACCAGCGGCAACAGCTGGGCGGACGGGGGCGGGGACAGCGGCGGCTCGTCGTGTGGCGGCGGGTCGTCCTGTGGAGGAGGCGGTGGGGGCGGCTGCGGAGGAGGCGGCTGACACGAGGTGGCGGCGATGTCGCCGTGAGCCGGGCCCGCACGGGGGTGGGGCCCGGCTTTTCGCGCCCGGCGTGCGGATGCCCCGGCGTACGCCCTGGCGGGCCCGGCGTGCGCCGTGGTTGAACAGTTGAACTGTGGGGCCCTCTGAGGGATGGAAACGCCACGAAGTTGGGTAAAAACGCTGTGGCGGCGCCACAGTTCATGATTCCCTCTAAATCACCAAAGCGGGCCCTCGGCCGTCCTCCGGACACTCCAGCTGTGACATCCCGACCGGGCCGACCGGGCCGAATCCCCGCCGGTGTCGACCCGGGCGCGCCGGCGCCCCCCCACACCGCCCTTTCTTTGCGTGCTAGCGGAGCCGATCCATGCTCACGACCCTGAACACCTCCTACACCGACACGCGCGCGGCCGACCTCGCCTGGGCGCTGGGACGCGAGCCGCTTCCGGCGCTGGCCACGCTCGACCTCGAACTGGCCGGGTCGACCCTCCAGCTGAGACTCCTCGGCGCGTCCCACCAGGTCCTCCTGGAGGAGGAGCGCGGCACCTGTTCGGAGACGGTGGCCTGCATCCCCGGCAGCAGCACCCCGCTGCCGCTCGGCGTCGCCAAACGGGTCGGCGACTGGGAGTACGAGTTCGCGGCGCGCGTGGAGGTCCTCTCCCCGGGCCAGTTCGCGGGCCGCGCCCAGGAGTTGCTGGCCCTCGTCTCCGACCACCCGCACGGCCTCGCGGGCGTCTTCCCCGGCAGCCCGCACGCCTTCACGGCCCTGCTCGCCCAGCGCCACGAGGGCCAGGTGCTGTGGCGGACCTGGCACGCGTACCCGCAGGACGGCCAGTTGGTGGCGACGCGGACGAAGGTCGGCGTCAAGGTTCCTGCCGCGCTCTAGAGGCCGAGCCACCGCATCGGTCGCGCAAACCCCGGCCCGCCCCTCGGCGGTGAGTTCCACACGTGTGGGTGACGAAGCGTGCCGTTGCAGTGACGTACCGTCGCAACGTGATCGAACCGCACGCGCCCGCCCCGCCCGGCACAGCGCCGCCCTGGCCGGGTCCTGTGCGGCTTCCGGTGCGGCCCGGGGTCGGGCGGTTCCTGGTCCTCGCGGGGGTGTTCGTCTGCGCCGCGTGCGGACTGGTGTACGAACTCGAACTCGTCGCCCTCGCCTCGTACTTGATCGGCGACTCGGTCACCCAGGCCTCCGTCGTGCTGTCCGTGATGGTCTTCGCGATGGGCGTCGGCTCGCTGCTCGCCAAACGGCTGCGCCGGCACGCGGCGGCCGGGTTCGGCGCGATCGAGGCCGCGCTCGCCCTCGTCGGCGGATGCAGCGCGATGGCGCTGTACGCCGTCTTCGCCTGGACCGGCGACTGGGGCGGCCTGTGGGCCAACGGACCGCGCTGCCTGCTGGTCGCGTTCTCCCTCGCGATCGGGCTGCTCATCGGCGCCGAAGTCCCCCTGCTGATGGAGCTGATCCAGCGCATCCGCCGCCAGGACGCGGGCGGCGCGGTCGCCGACCTCTTCGCCGCGGACTACGTCGGCGGTCTGGTGGGCGGCCTCGCCTTCCCCTTCCTCCTGCTGCCGATGCTGGGCCAGCTGACCGGCGCCCTGATCACCGGCACCGTCAACGCGATCGTGGGCGGCGCCCTCGTCCTCGGCCTGTTCCGCCGCGACCTGAGCCGCCGGGCGCGCTGGCTGCTGGTGATCGCCAACCTCGCCGTGCTCGGCGTCCTCGCCGCGGCGGCCGTACTCGTCGACGACTTCGAACGCGCGGCGCGACAGGCGGTGTACGGCGACGACGTGCGCGTGGCCCTCCAGACCGACGTCCAGGAGGTCGTCCTCACCGGCGGCACCCGCGGCCGCCCCCTCGACCTCTTCCTCGACGGCCGCCTCCGGGTCAGCGGCCGCGACGAACGCCGGTACCACGAGGCGCTGGTCCATCCCGCGATGAACGGCCCGCACACGCGCGTGCTGATCCTCGGCGGCGGCGACGGACTGGCGGCGCGCGAGGTCCTGCGCCATCCGGACGTCCGCCGCGTCGACGTCGTCGAACTCGACGCCGGGGTGGTGCGGCTGGCCCGCACGGACCCCGCCCTCGCCGCCCTCAACGGCCACGCGTACGCCGACCCGCGCGTCCATGTCGCCACGGCCGACGCCTTCGGCTGGCTGCGGCAGGCCCGGCCCGCCGCCTACGACGTGGTGATCGCCGACCTGCCCGACCCGGGCATCACCGCCAGCACCAAGCTGTACTCCCAGGAGTTCTACGGCCTCGCCCACCGCGCCCTGGCCCCGGGCGGCCGCCTCGTGGTGCACGCCGGGCCGGTCTCCTCCCGCCCCCGCGTCTTCTGGACGGTCGACACCACGATGCGCGCGGCGGGACTGCGTACCGTGCCCTACCGCGTCGGCGGGCGCGACGAAGGGTTCGCGGCCGGCCCCGACCGGGTGACCGGCGCCTCCCTCGCGCCCCGGGACTGGGGCTTCGTGCTGGCCGCCGCCGATACGACGCCCTCCCTCGGCCTCGACCCGCACGCCCCGCCGCCCCGCACCCTGACCGGCGCGTCCCTCGCGGCGGACGCCCGCACGGTCGCCCCCACCCGGATCACCGGCATGCCGCCGTCGACGCTGGTGCACCCCGAGTACGCGAACTGACGAGCACACGCGCGTGAACGGCGGCCCGCCCCCTCCCCGGGAGGGACGGACCGCCGTTGCTTCCCCCGTTGCCCCCGCCGCGGCTCGGACTCAGACGACGTTCAGCGTGTTGTACGAGGCGAGCTTCCAGCCGCGGGTGTTGTTGACCTTCACGTAGTACTTGCCGCCGGACCGCTTGAACGTGACGTCGTGCTTCCAGCCCCAGAACGTGACCGTGCCGTCGCCGTTGTCCGCGAGCGAGACGTCCGCGGCGCCCAGGGTCTTCGGGCCGGCCTTGCCGTCGACCACCAGACCGGCGCCCTCCCGGCTGTTGTACAGCTTCTGCCAGGACTTGACCGCGGCCGTGGTGTTGGACCCGTACCGGCCGTCGATGTCGGCGTAGTCGAACGTCGTGCCGTTCTTCTCCTTGGCGCCGTCCGCCCACAGCAGCAGCTGCACCAGCGCGGTCGCGTTGCTGTTCGCGTGGCTGCCGGACGACAGGGTGCCCTCGTCGCCCCAGTCGTTCGTCGGGTCGCCCGCCCCGGAGACGTACCCCTGGGAGATGCTCGCCGAGGCCGGCGTCGCGGTGAGCGCGAGTCCGCCGCCGACGGCCGTGACGACGGCGAGCGCGAGTGCCTTCTTACGCAGAGACATGCGTGGTTCTCCTTCGGTTGCCGCGGGCCGGGGGTCCCCCGTCGAGCCCCCGTTCCGGCCCGCACCGAAAAGCTAGGGCGCGGCCCGCCCGCCCCGAATCCCGCGCTGGTTGGACCTTCGGCGCAACCTCGGCGGTAACCGCGCGGTTCCTGCAACTTCCGCGGTACCGCCGGAGGTTGACGCCCCCGTCCGGGCACGGCGGTTACGCTGCGGCGATGCGGATCCACCCCCTCGTCGTCGACGGCCTGATCACCGCGGCGCAGACGACCGTGGCCGTCCTGCTCGGCCGGGAGTCCACCGCCCAGGGGTGGCCCGCACCCGACGCCCTCGGCTGGACCCTCGTCGCCCTCGCCAACCTGCCGACCGTCCTGCGCAACCGGGCGCCCGTCCCGGTCTGCGTCGGCGTCCTCGCGGTCTCCGCCGCCTACGTCACCCTCGGCTACTGGCCGGTGGTCAACTCCCTCGGCCCGATGCTCGCGTTCTACACCGTCGCCGCCCTGCGCCCGACCCGCACCACCGCGGTCTGCGCCGCCCTGCTCGCCGGGGTCTGGATCTACGCCGGCCTGGTCACCGAGGGATCTTCCATGGCCTCGGTGATCGCGCAGTCCCTCGCCTACGCCCTCGTCCTGTGGTGGTTCGGCCACTCCGCCCACCGCACCGCCGAACTCACCCGGCAGCTCAAGGCCGAACAGGCCGAACGGGCCCGCCGCGAGGTCGCCGAGGAACGCGTCCGCATCGCCCGCGAACTGCACGACGTGGTCGCCCACCACATGGCCGTCATCAACGTCCAGGCCGGCCTCGCCCGCTTCGTCTTCACCTCCGACGCCCGCACCGCGCGCGAGGCGCTCGACACCATCGCCGGTTCCAGCGGCGAGGCGCTCGCCGAACTCCGGCGCATGCTGGGCCTGTTGCGCGCCGACGGCGTCCAGGGCGCGGCCGACGGGGCGCCCGCGCCCGGCCTCGACCAGCTAGCCGACATGGTCGACCGGGTCCGCGCGGGCGGCGTCCCCGTCGACCTCCGCATCACCGGCGAACCCCGCCCGCTGCCGCCCGGCGTCCAGCTCTGCCTCTACCGCGTGGTCCAAGAGGCCCTGACCAACGTCCTCAAACATGCTCCCGGAGCCCAGGCGCAGGTCGAACTCGCCTACAGGGCAGGCGAGATGACGGTGTCCGTCACGGACGACGGAACGGACCGCGGAACGGGGGTGGATCCGGCCAGAAAGCAGGACCGGGGCGGACACGGCTTGATCGGGATGCGGGAGCGGGCCAAGCTCTACGGCGGGTCGATCGTCGTCGGCCCGCGCAGCGAGGGGGGTTTCGGCGTGCACCTCACCCTGCCGACGTCGGCACAGAGCGCACGCCGGGGGGACGCCGTCGCGGAATGACCGACACCGGCAACGATCAACGGGCGATCAGGGTGCTGGTCGTCGACGACCAGTTCCTCGTCCGCGGCGGACTGGTCGCGCTGCTGCGGGCCGCGCCCGGCATGGAGGTGGCCGGCGAGGCCGCGGACGGGGCGGAGGCCGTCGCGCTGGCCGCCAAGACCCACCCCGACGTCGTCCTCATGGACATCCGCATGCCCGGCATCACGGGCATCGAGGCGACGGAACGCATCCTCGCGGCGGCGGCCGACCCACCGCCCCGCATCCTGGTCCTGACCACCTTCGACCTCGACGAGTACGTGTACGGCGCCCTGCGCGCGGGCGCGTCCGGCTTCCTCCTCAAGGACGCCGGCCCCGAACGCCTGCTCGCCGCGGTGACCGCCGTCCACCGCGGCGACGCCCTGTTCGCACCGGCGGTCACCCGGCGCCTGGTGGAGGCCTACACCCGTACGGCCGACGGCACGGCGTCCGGCGCCGAGCCCCCGGCCGACCTGGCCGCGCTCACCAGCCGCGAGGTGGAGGTCGTCCGGCTGGTGGCCCGCGGTCTGACCAACGCGGAGGCCGCGGACCGGCTGTTCATCAGCGAGGCGACCGTGAAGACGCATCTCAACCGCACGATGACGAAGCTGGGGCTGGCGAGCCGGGCGCAGGTGGTGGTCGTCGCGTACGAGACGGGACTGGTGACGCCGGGAGGCTCGGCGGACTGAGGGCACCGGCGCCGGGGCCTGCCGACACGAGGGCGCGGTCACTTTCGACCAACGGGGGTGCAGTCGTCGGTCCTCTGGGTAGGCTCGCGGACCATGGAGCATGAGGTGTTCGTTCCGGTTCCGGCCGAGCGACTCAGGGAGGCGCTGGCCGATCCCCTTCGGGTCGCCCGGGCCGTTCCCGGGCTCCAGCAGGACGCCGGCGCCGAGCCCGTCACCGGGCGGCTCAAGGTGCGCGTCGGCAGTCACTCCGTCACCTACCGCGGCACGGCCCGCCTCTCCGCCCGGGACGACGGCACCTACGCCGTCGAGGGCGAGGCGGCGGAGGCCCGGGGCAGCGGCACGGTGAAGCTGACGCTGACC includes:
- a CDS encoding YbjN domain-containing protein, which encodes MTIDPSSIPNFGGQPEPQPQGPAGPVVPDQDLVKQLLEQMELKYVVDEEGDLAAPWEQFRTYFMFRGEGDQQVFSVRTFYDRPHKIDEKPLLLESIDDWNRRTLWPKLYTHTHDDGTVRLIGEAQMLIGTGVSLEHFVSSTVSWVRAAIEFDKWLVEQLGLEQEINDADQPDSDGDGDDA
- a CDS encoding pyridoxal phosphate-dependent aminotransferase gives rise to the protein MTGMTSTARPHLNRRLAEFGTTIFAEMSALAVQTGSINLGQGFPDTDGPEEIREAAVRALRDGRGNQYPPGPGVPELRTAIAAHQQRRYALTYDPDTEVLVTAGATEAIAAALLALLEPSDEVIAFEPYYDSYAACIAMAGGTRVPVTLRPDGDSFRLDLDELRAAVTDRTRLLLINTPHNPTGTVLTREELTAIAELAVERDLLVVTDEVYEHLVFDDAEHIPLATFPGMRDRTVTIGSAGKTFSFTGWKVGWVTATPALTTAVRSAKQFLTYVASGPFQYAVAEALALPDSYFEAFRADLRAKRDLLASGLAEAGFGVFRTAGTYFITTDIRPLGESDGFAFCRALPERAGVVAIPNAVFYDHREAGAPFVRFAFCKQTGVLEAAVKRLKALAG
- a CDS encoding DUF2617 family protein — its product is MLTTLNTSYTDTRAADLAWALGREPLPALATLDLELAGSTLQLRLLGASHQVLLEEERGTCSETVACIPGSSTPLPLGVAKRVGDWEYEFAARVEVLSPGQFAGRAQELLALVSDHPHGLAGVFPGSPHAFTALLAQRHEGQVLWRTWHAYPQDGQLVATRTKVGVKVPAAL
- a CDS encoding polyamine aminopropyltransferase; protein product: MIEPHAPAPPGTAPPWPGPVRLPVRPGVGRFLVLAGVFVCAACGLVYELELVALASYLIGDSVTQASVVLSVMVFAMGVGSLLAKRLRRHAAAGFGAIEAALALVGGCSAMALYAVFAWTGDWGGLWANGPRCLLVAFSLAIGLLIGAEVPLLMELIQRIRRQDAGGAVADLFAADYVGGLVGGLAFPFLLLPMLGQLTGALITGTVNAIVGGALVLGLFRRDLSRRARWLLVIANLAVLGVLAAAAVLVDDFERAARQAVYGDDVRVALQTDVQEVVLTGGTRGRPLDLFLDGRLRVSGRDERRYHEALVHPAMNGPHTRVLILGGGDGLAAREVLRHPDVRRVDVVELDAGVVRLARTDPALAALNGHAYADPRVHVATADAFGWLRQARPAAYDVVIADLPDPGITASTKLYSQEFYGLAHRALAPGGRLVVHAGPVSSRPRVFWTVDTTMRAAGLRTVPYRVGGRDEGFAAGPDRVTGASLAPRDWGFVLAAADTTPSLGLDPHAPPPRTLTGASLAADARTVAPTRITGMPPSTLVHPEYAN
- a CDS encoding peptidoglycan-binding domain-containing protein, which codes for MSLRKKALALAVVTAVGGGLALTATPASASISQGYVSGAGDPTNDWGDEGTLSSGSHANSNATALVQLLLWADGAKEKNGTTFDYADIDGRYGSNTTAAVKSWQKLYNSREGAGLVVDGKAGPKTLGAADVSLADNGDGTVTFWGWKHDVTFKRSGGKYYVKVNNTRGWKLASYNTLNVV
- a CDS encoding sensor histidine kinase encodes the protein MRIHPLVVDGLITAAQTTVAVLLGRESTAQGWPAPDALGWTLVALANLPTVLRNRAPVPVCVGVLAVSAAYVTLGYWPVVNSLGPMLAFYTVAALRPTRTTAVCAALLAGVWIYAGLVTEGSSMASVIAQSLAYALVLWWFGHSAHRTAELTRQLKAEQAERARREVAEERVRIARELHDVVAHHMAVINVQAGLARFVFTSDARTAREALDTIAGSSGEALAELRRMLGLLRADGVQGAADGAPAPGLDQLADMVDRVRAGGVPVDLRITGEPRPLPPGVQLCLYRVVQEALTNVLKHAPGAQAQVELAYRAGEMTVSVTDDGTDRGTGVDPARKQDRGGHGLIGMRERAKLYGGSIVVGPRSEGGFGVHLTLPTSAQSARRGDAVAE
- a CDS encoding response regulator, with the translated sequence MTDTGNDQRAIRVLVVDDQFLVRGGLVALLRAAPGMEVAGEAADGAEAVALAAKTHPDVVLMDIRMPGITGIEATERILAAAADPPPRILVLTTFDLDEYVYGALRAGASGFLLKDAGPERLLAAVTAVHRGDALFAPAVTRRLVEAYTRTADGTASGAEPPADLAALTSREVEVVRLVARGLTNAEAADRLFISEATVKTHLNRTMTKLGLASRAQVVVVAYETGLVTPGGSAD